ATGGTGCTGGCGAGTCCGGCGGCGTCGTCGGCCGACCAGATCGCGTGGGCCTCGCCGCAGATCCACGCCATCCTCGCCGATCCGAACTGGAAGGGCGGCGACTACCACGAGGGCGGACCGGGGGAGGGACCTCACCTCGGTCTCGGGGTGGCGCGTCGCATCGCCCACGCCACCTACCGCAGCGCCGAGGAACTCAACGAGCGATTCGGGCGTCGCCCACAGGGCGAGGACGACCCCCGGTTCGCCGTCGAATCCTATTTGGATCACCACGCGGACAAGCTCGTCCGCCGGTTCGACGCGGCGAGTTACGTGTTGTTGACGCGTTCGATGAACGGGCACGACGTCGGGCGGGACCGGGGAGGAATCCGCCAGGCGCTGTCGCGGGTGACGGCCAGGACGGTCGCGGTCGGGGTGGACTCCGACCGGCTGTATCCGGCGGAGCAGGTGCGGGAACTGGCCGACGGCATCGCCACCGCCCGCTACGCCGAGATCACCTCGCCGTACGGGCACGACTCGTTCCTCATCGAGACCGAGCAGGTGGCGACGCTGGTGAAGGAGCTGCTGGGGGAGTGAGTCCCTAAGCGACCGGGGTGTGACTGCAGTGGGGTGGCCGACGGTTTTCGACGCCCAACGCCGCGTCGGAGACCGTCGGCTCCCGTCGTGTCGCCGTAAGCTTCTCCGGCATGGGCTACACCACGCACGACGCGCAGCGCCGGTTCGCCGAGCGGCCCAAGTCCTCCGGGCTACCGGGCACGGACGGGGACGGTCGGACACCGTACGCGCGGGACCGCGCCAGAGTGCTGCACTCGGCGGCGTTGCGGAGGCTGGCCGGGAAGACCCAGGTCGTCGGCCCCGGTGAGGGAGCCGAGGTCAGCGGGGTCCCGAGGACCCGGCTGACGCACTCGCTGGAGGTCGCGCAGATCAGCCGCGGCATCGCGGTCGACCTCGGCGCCGACCCCGACCTCTGCGACACCGCCGGGCTGGCCCACGACATCGGCCACCCGCCGTTCGGACACAACGGCGAGGCGGCGCTCGACGAGGCCGCGCGGACCTGCGGCGGGTTCGAGGGCAATGCCCAGACCCTGCGCATCCTGACCCGGCTCGAGACCAAGGTCCTCGGCGAGGACGGGGAACCCTACGGGCTCAACCTCACCCGCGCCAGCCTCGACGCGGTGCTGAAGTACCCGTGGCGGCGCCGGGACGGGCAGCGCAAGTTCGGCGTCTACGCCGACGACGTCGAGGCGTTCCGGTGGGTGCGAGCCGGGGCGCCCGGTGAGCGCACCTGCCTGGAGGCGCAGATCATGGACTGGGCTGACGACGTGGCCTACTCGGTGCACGACGTCGAGGACGGTGTGCTGGCCGGCCGCATCTCCCTGTCGGTGCTCGCCGACGCGCAGGAGCGCAGGGCGCTGGCGGAACTGGCGGCGGAGCACTTCTGCGCCCTGTCCGCGGACGCGGTCGAGGACGCCGCGCTCGGGCTGGTGGACCTGCCCGCCGTGGCGGAGCTGGTCCGTGTTCCCTACGACGGGTCCCCGGTCGCGCAGGCGGCGCTCAAACGCATGACGAGCGAACTCGTGGGCCGGTTCGTGGCGGCGGCGGTCACCGGCACGCGCGCCGAGTACGGGGAGGGTCCGCTGTCCCGCTACGGCGCCGAGCTCTCCGTGCCCGATCGGGTGGCGGCCGAGGTGGCGTTGCTCAAGGCGCTCGCCTTGCGGTACGTGATGAGCGACCGGTGGCGACTGGCCGTGCAGGAGGGACAGCGACAACTCCTCGCCGAGCTGGTGGAGGTGCTGCCGCTGCGAGCCCCCGAGGTGCTCGACGCGGGATTACGCCCCGCGTGGGAGGCGGCCTCGGACGACGCCGCCCGCCTGCGGGTGGTGATCGACCAGATCGCCTCGCTCACCGACGCCCAGGCGAGGGCCTGGCACTCCTGGCATCTGGGACGGCATGGTTGACTCATCACGGTACCGTCGTGGAATGCCGGTCTCCGACGTCGCAACGACTCACCTGGAATTCACCCTCGCCCTGCACAAGGCCCTGACCGCGCCCGGTGTCAACGCCTGTTTCTCGCCGTACTCGGTGGCCAGCGCGCTCGCCCTGGTGACACGTGCCGCCAGGGAGGAGACCGCCGCGGAACCCGCCGCGCTGCTGGCGAGCTCCGTCGATCGCGTCGACGGGGTCGTCGAGTGGCTGGGCGAGGCCGCCGCGCTCGACGCCCCGCACAGCGGTGAGGACACGCCGTCGCTGGCCGTGTCCACCACGTTGTGGGTGTGGAACGAGCTGCCGATCAAGTCCGGGTTCACCGACGCCCTCGCCGCCTGGCCCGCCGGAGCCGTGCGGGAGGCCCCCTTCGTGAAGGACCCGGAGGGAGCGCGCACCGAGATCAACGCCGACGTCGCCCGCACGACGCACGACCTCATCCCGGAGCTGTTGCCGCGGGGGACGATCGTCGAGGACACGGTCGCGAGCCTCGTCAGCGCCCTGTACCTGAAAGCCGGATGGGTGTCGGCGTTCCGGAGGTCCGACACCGCCGAGGATGACTTCCACACGCCGTCCGGTACCGTGCGGGTGCCGATGATGCGGGGGACGAAGCGCCTCGGCTACGCCGCCGTGGACGGGTGGCAACTCGTGGACCTGCCCGCCGTCGGCGGGGTCACCGCCTCCGTGCTGCTCCCGGACCGTCCGCTGGAGGAGGCGGAGCCCGAGCTGGACGCCGCCGCCGTGACGGCTCTGCTCGACGCGCGTCGCGAGGCGATGGTGCGCCTGCGGCTTCCCCGGTTGACGGTGGACGTCCGCTGTGCCCTGCGGGAGGCACTGGGCACGCTGGGCGTGCGGCGGATGTTCGACGCGGACGCGGACTTCGGTGAACTCACCGACGACCCCCGGCTCACCGTGACGGACGTGATCCACCAGTCGGTGTTGCGGCTCGACGAGGACGGGCTGGAGGGAGCGGCGGCGACCGCCGCCCTGTTCGGGATCGTGTCGGCCCCCGCGGGGGAGCCGGTCACGGTGACGGTGGACCGGCCCTTCCTGCTTCTCGTGCGACACCGTGCCACCGGCGCGCTCTACTTCCTGGCGAGGGTCGTCCGGCCGTGAGCGCACCGACTCGGACGCCCGTCCGAGCGGAGCAGCCGGTTCCGGCCCCGCCGCGCGTGCGGGTTCCGTGGCCGTTGCTGGCGGACGCGGCAATCATGGCGTTCTTCGTCCTGGCGGCCTTCCTGCTCTACCGTCCACTGTGGGAGAACCTGTCGAACGGTTACCTGCAACACAGTGGACAGGACCAGAACATGTGGGAGTGGTTCTTCGCGGTCACCGCCCACTCCGTACTGAACTTCGAGAACCCGCTGTTCTCCGAGCTGCAAAACCATCCCCACGGCGTGAACCTCATGGCCAACACGGTCATGTTCGGCGTCGGCATCCCGTTGACGCCGGTCACCGTACTCTTCGGACCCACGGTGACGTGGGCGATCGCGCTCACCGGGGGGCTCGCGGGGACGGCCGTCGCGTGGTACTGGGTGCTGTCACGCCATCTGGTGAGCACCCGTGCGGGCGCGGCCGTGGGCGCGGCGTTCGCCGCGTTCGCGCCCCCGATCATCTCCCACGCCAACGCGCACCCGAACTTCGTGGCGTTGTTCGTGCTGCCGTTCATTGTGCTGTGGCTGCTCAAACTCACGCGCGGAGAACGGGTGGTCCGAAACGGCGTGATCCTCGGGCTGCTCGTGGCCTATCAGATCATGCTGGGCGAAGAGCCCCTGCTCATCGCCGCCACCACGCTGCTCGTGTTCGCCCTCGCCTACACCGTGATGCGGCCCGAGCGGGCGTTGTCGATGGCGCGGCCCCTGGGCAAGGGCGTCGCCGTGGGTGCGGTGGTGACGCTGGCCCTGGTGGCGGTGCCGCTGTGGTGGCAGTTCTTCGGCCCGCAGAGCTATCCCGGCATCGAACACGGGTTGCGGGGCAACGACCTGGCCGCCTTCACCGCGTTCGCCACCGACTCCCTGGCCGGCACCGACGAGAGCGCGGTGGGCCTGTCGCTGAACCGCACCGAGGAAAACGCGTTCTTCGGCTGGCCGCTCGTGGTGCTGCTGCTGGGGATCACGGTGGCGCTGTGGCGCGACGTGGTCTCGCGCGCGCTCGCGGTGACGATGCTCGTCATGGCCTGGCTGTCCACGGGCGCGCTGCTGATCGTCAACGGCGAGGGCACGTCGATTCCCGGCCCGTGGATCTTGCTGTTCGACGTGCCGCTGTTCGACTCCGTGCTGGAGTCGCGCTTCGCGCTCGGCTGCGTGCCCGTCATCGGCATCCTGCTGGCCAGGGCCACCGAGAAGGTGCTGCGGCTGCGGGTGCGCCCCGACTGGCGTTACACGGCGATCATCGCGTGGTGCAGCAT
The window above is part of the Saccharomonospora glauca K62 genome. Proteins encoded here:
- the metX gene encoding homoserine O-acetyltransferase MetX, whose amino-acid sequence is MSSSGSTGLPPATGAWQAGDPPGRRQWFRPETVLRLESGRELPGVEIAYETWGKLNADGSNAVLVEHALTGDSHAAGDVQPGHPSPGWWDGLIGPGKALDTDELFVVVPNVLGGCQGSTGPASLAEDGKHWGSRFPQLTVRDQVAAEIALADHLGIERWAAVLGGSMGGMRALEWAVMRPERVRRLMVLASPAASSADQIAWASPQIHAILADPNWKGGDYHEGGPGEGPHLGLGVARRIAHATYRSAEELNERFGRRPQGEDDPRFAVESYLDHHADKLVRRFDAASYVLLTRSMNGHDVGRDRGGIRQALSRVTARTVAVGVDSDRLYPAEQVRELADGIATARYAEITSPYGHDSFLIETEQVATLVKELLGE
- a CDS encoding deoxyguanosinetriphosphate triphosphohydrolase codes for the protein MGYTTHDAQRRFAERPKSSGLPGTDGDGRTPYARDRARVLHSAALRRLAGKTQVVGPGEGAEVSGVPRTRLTHSLEVAQISRGIAVDLGADPDLCDTAGLAHDIGHPPFGHNGEAALDEAARTCGGFEGNAQTLRILTRLETKVLGEDGEPYGLNLTRASLDAVLKYPWRRRDGQRKFGVYADDVEAFRWVRAGAPGERTCLEAQIMDWADDVAYSVHDVEDGVLAGRISLSVLADAQERRALAELAAEHFCALSADAVEDAALGLVDLPAVAELVRVPYDGSPVAQAALKRMTSELVGRFVAAAVTGTRAEYGEGPLSRYGAELSVPDRVAAEVALLKALALRYVMSDRWRLAVQEGQRQLLAELVEVLPLRAPEVLDAGLRPAWEAASDDAARLRVVIDQIASLTDAQARAWHSWHLGRHG
- a CDS encoding serpin family protein; protein product: MPVSDVATTHLEFTLALHKALTAPGVNACFSPYSVASALALVTRAAREETAAEPAALLASSVDRVDGVVEWLGEAAALDAPHSGEDTPSLAVSTTLWVWNELPIKSGFTDALAAWPAGAVREAPFVKDPEGARTEINADVARTTHDLIPELLPRGTIVEDTVASLVSALYLKAGWVSAFRRSDTAEDDFHTPSGTVRVPMMRGTKRLGYAAVDGWQLVDLPAVGGVTASVLLPDRPLEEAEPELDAAAVTALLDARREAMVRLRLPRLTVDVRCALREALGTLGVRRMFDADADFGELTDDPRLTVTDVIHQSVLRLDEDGLEGAAATAALFGIVSAPAGEPVTVTVDRPFLLLVRHRATGALYFLARVVRP